A single genomic interval of Musa acuminata AAA Group cultivar baxijiao chromosome BXJ3-4, Cavendish_Baxijiao_AAA, whole genome shotgun sequence harbors:
- the LOC103981384 gene encoding cycloartenol-C-24-methyltransferase 1-like — MSKSGAMDLATRLGGSIKKEDVQSAVDRYEKYHVCFGGEEETRKANYSDMVNKYYDLATSFYEFGWGQSFHFAPRWKGESLGESIKRHEHFIALQLGLKPGMKVLDVGSGIGGPLREIARFSLTSVTGINNNEYQISRGEELNRLAGLSHSCNFVKADFLKMPFSDNEFDGIYAFDALCHAPDPVACYREICRVLKPGQCFAASEWFMTDHFDPNNQSHQKIKAEIELGNGLPDIKTTRECVDALKLAGFEVVWARDLAVGSPIPWYSPLDVNRFSLSGFRLTAFGRGITRAMVKALEFVRIAPAGSARVSSFLETAAEGLVEGGRKEIFTPIHFFLARKPLSRS, encoded by the exons ATGTCGAAATCCGGTGCTATGGATCTCGCTACGAGACTGGGAGGGTCGATCAAGAAGGAAGACGTGCAGTCCGCTGTGGATCG GTACGAAAAATATCATGTCTGCTTTGGTGGTGAAGAGGAAACAAGAAAAGCAAACTACAGCGATATG GTAAATAAGTACTATGATCTTGCCACAAGCTTCTATGAATTTGGTTGGGGACAGTCATTCCATTTTGCTCCCAG ATGGAAAGGGGAGTCTCTTGGCGAAAGCATTAAGCGCCATGAGCACTTCATTGCCTTACAACTAGGACTGAAACCTGGGATGAAG GTTCTGGATGTGGGTTCCGGAATCGGTGGACCTCTAAGAGAGATTGCTAGGTTTAG CTTAACTTCCGTTACAGGGATCAACAACAATGAATATCAGATTTCCAGAGGAGAA GAGCTCAACCGATTAGCGGGATTAAGTCATTCGTGCAACTTTGTTAAG GCTGACTTCCTGAAAATGCCATTTTCGGATAACGAGTTCGACGGCATCTACGCGTTCGATGCACTTTGCCATGCACCAGATCCA GTAGCCTGCTACAGAGAGATCTGTAGGGTGCTGAAGCCCGGCCAGTGCTTTGCCGCATCTGAATGGTTCATGACCGATCACTTCGATCCAAACAACCAAAGTCACCAGAAAATAAAGGCCGAAATCGAGCTTGGCAATGGACTCCCAGATATAAAGACCACAAGAGAATGTGTTGATGCACTGAAACTTGCAGGATTCGAG GTCGTATGGGCGAGGGATCTTGCGGTGGGTTCTCCTATACCTTGGTACTCGCCATTGGACGTAAACCGGTTCTCCCTCAGTGGCTTCCGCTTGACGGCTTTTGGGAGAGGGATTACTAGAGCCATG GTCAAGGCTCTGGAATTTGTTCGCATTGCGCCGGCAGGAAGCGCGAGAGTCTCATCATTCCTGGAGACGGCCGCCGAGGGGCTTGTGGAAGGTGGAAG GAAGGAGATCTTCACACCAATACACTTCTTTTTGGCCAGAAAGCCTCTCTCACGTTCTTGA
- the LOC103981388 gene encoding calcium-dependent protein kinase 20, producing the protein MGNCCAAPVDPEKKKAKKKKEKKPNPFSTDGHHGPTPSLVVLKDSAGRDIRSRYDLGRELGRGEFGITYLCTDKDSGDLFACKSISKKKLRTIVDIEDVRREVEIMRHLPSHPNIVSLRDTYEDDAAVHLVMELCEGGELFDRIVARGHYTERAAAMVIRTIVQVVQNCHMHGVMHRDLKPENFLFGNKNENAPLKAIDFGLSVFFKPGERFTEIVGSPYYMAPEVLKRNYGPEIDVWSAGVILYILLCGVPPFWAETEQGIAQAIIRSVIDFRRDPWPKVSDAAKDLVKRMLDPDPNRRLTAQEVLDHPWLQNAKKAPNVNLGESVRARLQQFSVMNKFKKKALRVVAEHLSVEEVADIKDMFEKIDVNSKGQITLEELKHGLHKLEYPISDADLKILMDAADADGNGSLNYREFVAVSIHIRKIGNDEHLHKAFRYFDRNNTGYIEIEELSDCLADELGPNHEEVINAIIRDVDTDKDGKISYEEFAMMMKAGTDWRKASRQYSRERFSNLSSKLMKDGSLQLKSEDR; encoded by the exons ATGGGGAATTGCTGCGCCGCCCCTGTTGATCCggagaagaagaaggcgaagaagaagaaggagaagaaaccgAACCCCTTTTCCACCGATGGCCACCACGGACCCACACCCAGCCTCGTCGTCCTCAAGGACTCCGCCGGCCGGGACATCCGGAGCCGGTACGACctcggccgggagctcggccgtgGGGAGTTCGGCATCACCTACCTCTGCACCGACAAGGACTCAGGGGACCTCTTCGCCTGCAAGTCCATCTCCAAGAAGAAGCTGCGGACCATCGTGGACATCGAGGATGTGAGGAGGGAGGTGGAGATCATGAGGCACTTGCCAAGCCACCCCAACATCGTGAGCCTCAGGGACACCTATGAGGACGACGCCGCTGTCCACCTGGTCATGGAGCTATGCGAAGGAGGGGAGCTGTTCGATCGGATCGTTGCGAGGGGGCATTACACCGAAAGGGCGGCCGCCATGGTCATCCGAACAATCGTCCAAGTGGTGCAG AATTGCCACATGCATGGGGTGATGCACCGAGACCTCAAGCCTGAGAACTTCTTGTTTGGAAACAAAAACGAAAATGCCCCTTTGAAAGCGATCGATTTTGGGTTGTCTGTATTTTTTAAACCAG GTGAGCGCTTCACTGAGATAGTTGGTAGTCCTTACTACATGGCTCCGGAGGTTTTAAAGCGAAACTATGGCCCGGAAATTGATGTCTGGAGTGCAGGAGTTATCCTATACATCCTGCTTTGTGGTGTGCCACCATTTTGGGCAG AAACGGAACAAGGCATTGCACAGGCAATTATTCGTTCTGTTATCGATTTTAGAAGAGACCCGTGGCCAAAGGTTTCTGATGCTGCCAAAGACCTTGTCAAACGGATGCTTGATCCAGATCCTAATAGACGTTTGACAGCTCAGGAAGTGCTTG ATCACCCGTGGTTGCAAAATGCCAAGAAGGCTCCCAACGTTAATCTTGGTGAAAGTGTTCGCGCAAGACTGCAGCAATTTTCAGTGatgaacaaatttaaaaagaaaGCTCTTAGG GTGGTGGCTGAACATTTATCTGTGGAAGAGGTTGCTGATATAAAGGATATGTTTGAGAAGATAGACGTGAACAGCAAAGGGCAAATAACACTTGAGGAGCTAAAACATGGTTTGCACAAGCTTGAATACCCGATTTCTGATGCAGATCTCAAGATACTAATGGACGCA GCCGATGCCGATGGAAACGGCTCTCTGAACTATAGAGAATTTGTTGCTGTCTCTATCCACATAAGAAAGATTGGAAATGATGAGCACCTGCACAAGGCCTTTCGATATTTTGATCGAAATAATACTGGATACATAGAAATTGAAGAGCTCAGTGACTGTTTGGCTGATGAATTGGGTCCAAACCATGAAGAAGTGATTAATGCCATTATTCGTGATGTAGACACCGACAAG GATGGGAAAATAAGCTACGAGGAGTTTGCCATGATGATGAAAGCGGGTACGGATTGGAGGAAGGCATCAAGGCAGTATTCCAGGGAACGATTCAGTAACCTAAGCTCAAAACTGATGAAGGATGGATCTTTGCAGTTGAAAAGCGAGGATAGATGA
- the LOC135635516 gene encoding photosystem II 5 kDa protein, chloroplastic-like has product MASLTMMASFLGGAVSIPGRPSIRRRTGQGLAVAQAAAKNRDVAQPNPEARGDGEREGRRAVMLAAAAAAACAIGQGIANAEEEPKPGTPEAKKKYAPICVTMPTAKICRK; this is encoded by the coding sequence ATGGCATCACTCACCATGATGGCTTCCTTCCTCGGCGGCGCCGTCAGCATTCCTGGCCGCCCCTCTATCAGACGTCGCACCGGGCAGGGCCTTGCCGTGGCCCAGGCGGCTGCCAAAAATCGAGACGTGGCCCAGCCCAACCCCGAAGCTCGCGGCGACGGCGAGCGCGAGGGTCGGCGCGCCGTGATGCTCGCGGCTGCCGCGGCCGCGGCGTGCGCCATCGGCCAGGGGATCGCGAACGCCGAGGAGGAGCCCAAGCCGGGGACGCCGGAGGCGAAGAAGAAGTACGCGCCGATCTGCGTGACCATGCCGACGGCGAAGATCTGCCGCAAGTGA